A single window of Ptychodera flava strain L36383 chromosome 3 unlocalized genomic scaffold, AS_Pfla_20210202 Scaffold_25__1_contigs__length_14229661_pilon, whole genome shotgun sequence DNA harbors:
- the LOC139125507 gene encoding uncharacterized protein isoform X2 — MDKLVTITLLYWTIFIGASVRCQEPTQPPLQSDVEIESERGQCEKNSSQCAVREDGVILIAGTGWWPRTGDLSWNIIQKDISTLLKKTGHSVYITVFDATEEEIRDARNHGIDLIIAAEVSEDMPYSDRLLRHQVYFPILKEFKNISVIIGYADDESLSDAALSMQDSYFQDASFVLFLTHIPEDTDKEALVIENHANNILEHAQSAKFLISIGPRIYSHFRNKFRTITKTDFTPEHLQFIPGVDDKILNTGVSCPFVEGKIEILSFDFAAKSVSDCTKNSEIAALAIGKLANDTVAMNRLVNRFEWKIRGLPQKIARECQDLLRIKTDSPHVSVKAYPFSGDVIEKISNDFKQCHLHLFTPEQDPFGMITLMSSAAGVPTVITTHSGVAEYLKQDMMEQYNMIVVGGFGIHDDPAKIAGRLKEKVAHFLGNQNSYETFFENAKTLQNILTMSMREGFIDDSHKNLSTKFKEEVHAKLQERRFSKDSNIPEGEHVNKSGTANRTDDISLTEMDDSNRRREKRQTKVCWCRKPKAENNYRKMALPPMQVGT, encoded by the exons aCGGCGTCATTCTGATAGCAGGCACTGGGTGGTGGCCGAGAACAGGTGACCTTTCCTGGAACATCATTCAGAAAGATATATCAACTCTGCTTAAGAAGACAGGGCACAGTGTTTATATAACCGTGTTTGATGCTACTGAGGAAGAAATCAGAGATGCAAGAAACCATGGAATTGACTTGATCATTGCTGCAGAAGTTTCAGAAGACATGCCTTATTCAGATAGGCTACTCCGTCATCAGGTTTACTTTCCGATTCTTAAAGAGTTCAAAAACATCTCCGTTATCATTGGCTATGCTGATGATGAAAGTCTTTCAGATGCCGCTCTGAGTATGCAAGATTCCTACTTTCAAGATGCTAGTTTTGTACTTTTTCTCACTCACATACCAGAGGATACTGACAAGGAAGCTTTGGTTATTGAAAATCATGCTAATAATATCCTTGAGCACGCTCAGTCTGCAAAATTTCTTATTTCCATAGGACCTAGAATATATTCGCACTTCAGGAACAAATTTCGTACTATTACGAAAACAGATTTTACTCCTGAACATTTGCAGTTCATTCCGGGTGtggatgataaaatattaaatactGGTGTTTCTTGTCCGTTTGTAGAAGGAAAGATTGAAATTCTATCTTTTGACTTCGCTGCTAAAAGTGTGTCGGATTGcacaaaaaattctgaaattgcCGCTCTTGCAATCGGTAAACTTGCTAATGACACTGTTGCAATGAACAGATTGGTCAACAGATTTGAGTGGAAAATCCGTGGATTACCACAGAAAATTGCGCGTGAATGCCAAGATCTATTAAGGATCAAAACTGACTCACCTCATGTATCCGTTAAAGCATACCCATTTTCAGGTGACgtaattgaaaaaatatcaaatgatttTAAACAGTGTCATCTACATCTATTCACACCTGAGCAAGATCCGTTCGGAATGATTACTCTAATGTCCAGTGCAGCTGGTGTACCAACAGTAATAACTACACACTCTGGCGTTGCCGAATATTTGAAACAGGACATGATGGAACAATACAATATGATAGTGGTCGGAGGATTTGGAATACATGACGATCCGGCAAAGATTGCCGGCAGACTGAAAGAGAAAGTCGCTCACTTTCTCGGAAATCAAAACTCGTATGAAACCTTTTTCGAAAATGCCAAAACACtgcaaaatattttaacaatgTCGATGAGAGAAGGATTTATTGACGATTCACATAAAAATTTGTCGACAAAATTCAAAGAAGAAGTCCACGCAAAGTTACAGGAAAGACGTTTTTCAAAAG ACAGCAACATTCCGGAAGGAGAGCATGTAAACAAATCAGGAACGGCTAATCGCACTGATGATATCTCCTTGACTGAAATGG ATGATTCAAACAGACGTAGAGAAAAACGTCAAACTAAAGTCTGTTGGTGCAGGAAACCTAAGGCTGAGAACAACTATAGAAAGATGGCGCTACCGCCAATGCAAGTTGGGACTTGA
- the LOC139125507 gene encoding uncharacterized protein isoform X1, giving the protein MDKLVTITLLYWTIFIGASVRCQEPTQPPLQSDVEIESERGQCEKNSSQCAVREDGVILIAGTGWWPRTGDLSWNIIQKDISTLLKKTGHSVYITVFDATEEEIRDARNHGIDLIIAAEVSEDMPYSDRLLRHQVYFPILKEFKNISVIIGYADDESLSDAALSMQDSYFQDASFVLFLTHIPEDTDKEALVIENHANNILEHAQSAKFLISIGPRIYSHFRNKFRTITKTDFTPEHLQFIPGVDDKILNTGVSCPFVEGKIEILSFDFAAKSVSDCTKNSEIAALAIGKLANDTVAMNRLVNRFEWKIRGLPQKIARECQDLLRIKTDSPHVSVKAYPFSGDVIEKISNDFKQCHLHLFTPEQDPFGMITLMSSAAGVPTVITTHSGVAEYLKQDMMEQYNMIVVGGFGIHDDPAKIAGRLKEKVAHFLGNQNSYETFFENAKTLQNILTMSMREGFIDDSHKNLSTKFKEEVHAKLQERRFSKDSNIPEGEHVNKSGTANRTDDISLTEMGSLKIGLNPDTMTPLQEDLKNNIRQELKSCDDLPRFEKFLRSFEIKCQLLFDRGLSVVLLCPSTVTLDILWANYENGSLSQMIQTDVEKNVKLKSVGAGNLRLRTTIERWRYRQCKLGLDIAHKEQERATARLFWIAMSGLCFIAVLISIVRVPSFAHLLLFKVDLHIYSETVICFSLLPNIVCSCALSARLCQM; this is encoded by the exons aCGGCGTCATTCTGATAGCAGGCACTGGGTGGTGGCCGAGAACAGGTGACCTTTCCTGGAACATCATTCAGAAAGATATATCAACTCTGCTTAAGAAGACAGGGCACAGTGTTTATATAACCGTGTTTGATGCTACTGAGGAAGAAATCAGAGATGCAAGAAACCATGGAATTGACTTGATCATTGCTGCAGAAGTTTCAGAAGACATGCCTTATTCAGATAGGCTACTCCGTCATCAGGTTTACTTTCCGATTCTTAAAGAGTTCAAAAACATCTCCGTTATCATTGGCTATGCTGATGATGAAAGTCTTTCAGATGCCGCTCTGAGTATGCAAGATTCCTACTTTCAAGATGCTAGTTTTGTACTTTTTCTCACTCACATACCAGAGGATACTGACAAGGAAGCTTTGGTTATTGAAAATCATGCTAATAATATCCTTGAGCACGCTCAGTCTGCAAAATTTCTTATTTCCATAGGACCTAGAATATATTCGCACTTCAGGAACAAATTTCGTACTATTACGAAAACAGATTTTACTCCTGAACATTTGCAGTTCATTCCGGGTGtggatgataaaatattaaatactGGTGTTTCTTGTCCGTTTGTAGAAGGAAAGATTGAAATTCTATCTTTTGACTTCGCTGCTAAAAGTGTGTCGGATTGcacaaaaaattctgaaattgcCGCTCTTGCAATCGGTAAACTTGCTAATGACACTGTTGCAATGAACAGATTGGTCAACAGATTTGAGTGGAAAATCCGTGGATTACCACAGAAAATTGCGCGTGAATGCCAAGATCTATTAAGGATCAAAACTGACTCACCTCATGTATCCGTTAAAGCATACCCATTTTCAGGTGACgtaattgaaaaaatatcaaatgatttTAAACAGTGTCATCTACATCTATTCACACCTGAGCAAGATCCGTTCGGAATGATTACTCTAATGTCCAGTGCAGCTGGTGTACCAACAGTAATAACTACACACTCTGGCGTTGCCGAATATTTGAAACAGGACATGATGGAACAATACAATATGATAGTGGTCGGAGGATTTGGAATACATGACGATCCGGCAAAGATTGCCGGCAGACTGAAAGAGAAAGTCGCTCACTTTCTCGGAAATCAAAACTCGTATGAAACCTTTTTCGAAAATGCCAAAACACtgcaaaatattttaacaatgTCGATGAGAGAAGGATTTATTGACGATTCACATAAAAATTTGTCGACAAAATTCAAAGAAGAAGTCCACGCAAAGTTACAGGAAAGACGTTTTTCAAAAG ACAGCAACATTCCGGAAGGAGAGCATGTAAACAAATCAGGAACGGCTAATCGCACTGATGATATCTCCTTGACTGAAATGG GAAGTCTAAAGATTGGTTTAAATCCTGATACTATGACACCCTTGCAGGAGGATTTAAAAAACAATATACGCCAAGAATTAAAGTCATGTGATGATCTACCGAGATTTGAGAAGTTTCTTCGAAGTTTTGAGATCAAGTGTCAGCTCCTATTTGACCGTGGGTTGTCGGTCGTCCTGTTGTGTCCATCCACTGTAACTCTTGATATCTTGTGGGCTAACTATGAGAATGGTTCCCTGTCTCAGATGATTCAAACAGACGTAGAGAAAAACGTCAAACTAAAGTCTGTTGGTGCAGGAAACCTAAGGCTGAGAACAACTATAGAAAGATGGCGCTACCGCCAATGCAAGTTGGGACTTGACATTGCCCATAAAG AGCAAGAACGTGCTACGGCAAGACTCTTTTGGATTGCCATGAGTGGGTTATGCTTTATAGCAGTGTTGATTTCCATTGTAAGAGTACCATCATTTGCACATCTTTTGCTTTTTAAAGTAGACCTCCATATATACTCTGAAACTGTTATTTGTTTTTCCTTATTGCCCAATATCGTCTGTTCCTGCGCCCTGTCAGCACGACTATGCCAAATGTga